From the genome of Desulfosoma sp.:
AAATGCACACGATGAGGAGGAATCCAACTGACCGGCACATCCAGCTTTTGCAATGGAGCGCAAAATTCAGCTAGATCGTGCTGAACATTGGTCGGAAGATCCAGAGCCACGAAGGTCCTGATCATGAACGTAACATCCTCCACAAAAGGGCCAGGGCATGTTGTACTGATTGTTCTTGGACAATGCGACGACTGCCATGAAAATGGTGGCGTTCCACCAAAGTGCGATTTTCAAAGACACATCCGATGAATACGGTCCCCACCGGTTTTAGGGCCGACCCTCCCGTAGGTCCGGCAATCCCGGTAACCGCCAAGGCCGCCTGGGCCTTTGACCGGTTTAAGGCTCCTTGAGCCATGGCTTCACACACAGGACGACTTACAGCCCCATGGGTGACCAAAAGGTCTTCCGGCACACCAAGCAGCTCCTTTTTCGCTTGGTTGCTGTACGTCACAAAGCCTCTATCGAAATAGTCTGAAGCACCGGGGACGGACGCGATCCGCGCCGCCAGAAGGCCTCCCGTGCAGGATTCGGCCACCGCCAGTTTCCAGGACCTTCGGCGCAGCAACTCACCCACCACCTTTTCCAAGGTTTCATCATCGCGGCCGATAACATGTTCTTCACCCAAAAGAATCCTCAGTTCCTTTTCGGCCGCCTCCAGGCGCTCCCTGGCCTGCACTTGATCTTCAGCGGTAACCAAAAAAGTCACCCAGTTTTCACCCATCTGCGGCAGGTACCCCACTTTGACCCCATAGGAGACGGCGTCAAAGGCGCTCAATCGCTCGTTGATTTCCGTTTCCATCAGGCCGTAGATACGAAGAAAACGCTGCCCACACACAGGTCTTTCGGGGAATCGGCGCATGAGGTCGGGCAGGACAACTTCTTGAAGAAGGATTTCCATCTCATGAGGCACCCCGGGAAGAAAATATAAGGGAACTCCTTGATGCTCCAGGGAAAAACCAGCCATGGGGCGTCCCGGAGCCAACCGAATCGCCCCTTGAGGCAGTTGGGCCAGACGGCTTAATCTTTCAGTCCAGACACCACCTCGAGCTTCCACACGGTCCATCAAACTTTTCAAATCCGTTTCATCCACCGCCATAGGAAGGGCAAAGGCTTGGGTTACGGCCGATTTGGTCCGATCGTCATCCGTCGGCCCTAAACCTCCTGTGACGATCACAAACCGGCTCTGGGCCGTCAGCTGTTCCAGCTGCATGGCAATGGCCTCTTCGACGTCTTCAACCACCACCACTTTTTGCAAACGAAACCCATGCGCTTTCAACACGCCAGCGATGTGATGCGCGTTAGTGTTGAGGATCTCGCCCAGGAGAATCTCATCCCCGATGGTGAGAAGCGAGCCTCGAATATCCGGGCATATTTTTTGACCCATCACCCCTTCGACTCACAAGCTTTCTTGGTCAGTTTTTCCCAACCCAGGCGCCGCACTTCTTCGTAGATGTGAGGTAAAGGCAGACCACTACGCCGGGCGGCTTCCTTGCAATCTTCGTATTCCGGCTGACATCGTAGCGTCCCGTCCGGAAGCGTGGCCGTTTTGACCTTTAGCTCTCCCCAAGGAGTATCCACGTGCATGAAAGCCCGCGGCAATTCCACTCGATCCACCTCATGAAAACGCACCCCTAACGTGCTGCTCTCCGAAAAAACGCGTGCCGCGATACGATCCTTGAGCGGCGGTTCCATGAGAATACGGACCAAGGTAGCCGGCCTGTTCTTTTTCATGAACACGGGAACAAACACCACATCCAGGGCTCCTTCGGCAAAACAGGCTGCCATGAGATGTTCATAAAATTCCGGATTCATGTCATCGATCTGCGTTTCCATGATCATCAGCCGTCGGCTCACGAGTGCGGAATGGGATTCGCCCACCATGAGCCGTAACACATTGGGCGGGTTTTCTGCTTCATGAGCCCCCACCCCATAGCCTACCGTCTTCAGGACCATTTCGGGAAGAGGTCCAAAATCTTGGCATAAACTACTGAGAATAGCAGCTCCCGTAGGTGTCACCAATTCCCGCTCCACGCCTCCGTCTCGAACAGGAACCCCTTCCAACAAAGCCACCGTCGCCGGTGCCGGCACAGGAAGCACCCCATGGCTTGACAGAACACGTCCTCGCCCAAGAGGCAACGGGGAAGCATATAGCCTTTCAATACCCAACAGATCCAGCCCTACCACGGCGCCCACCACGTCCACCACGGTGTCCACCGCACCGATTTCATGAAAATGCACGTCTTCCAGCGCTACACCGTGCACTCTGGCTTCCGCACGCGCCAGCCGTTCAAAAACATACAGGGCTTTGTCTTTAACCGTGCCGGGCAGGGAAGACGCTGAAACAAGTTGACGAATATCCCGAAAGTGTCGCAGAGGCGGCGAGTCTTCCTCATGGATGAGAACCCGCGTGCCTGTGATGGCTCCTCGAGATTCCTTACGGGTCTCCAGATGCCATCCTGGTAGATTCAAAGCGGCCAAAGCCTCAGTCAGGGCTTTTTCGGCAAGCCCGGCATCGATCAAGGCACCGAGGATCATGTCCCCGCTCGCTCCGGAAAAGGCATCAAAATAGGCTAGGCGCATGCCGTTCCTTTATTCATGCCGAACAGTCTTTCCAAGAGCTCGTCCATATGGGTCAAGGAGATGAACTGGACGGCGCGTGTCACATACGCCGGTAACTGTTGAACATCATCCATGTTGCCTCGAGGGATGAAAACCAGATCGATGCCTGAACGCGCCGCAGCCAGAGCTTTTTCTCGAAATCCTCCCACTGGAAGCACGTCCCCCAACAGTGAAATCTCTCCTGTCATGGCGCACCGTTGTCCCAAAGGCTTTTGGAGCAACGCGGAGGCCAAAGCGGCACCCAGAGCCATGCCTGCCGAAGGTCCATCCTTGGGCACGGCCCCGGCCGGCACATGAATATGCACATCCATCTTTTCATGAAAATCCGCAGGCAACCCCCATCGATGGGCTCGAGTGCGAAGAAAGCTCAAAGCCGCCTGCGCCGATTCCTTCATGACGGTTCCCAAATGTCCCGTGAGAACCACGGCACCTTTGCCCGGCATGACGGCTGCTTCGATACGTAGCACCTCACCGCCGTGCGGTGTCCAAGCTAAAGCCAAGGCAATTCCGGGCACACTGGGAAGCTGGTGCGAGGAAAAATCCTTGAGAGGAGGTCCCAGAAAGCGTTCCAAGCCTTTTTTGGAAACTCGAAATGGAGCACGCCCACCAGCGGCACGATTTCTCGCAGCCTTACGGCATAGGGTGCCCAAGACCCGTTCCAGTTGCCGCACACCCGATTCCCGTGTGTAACAGCGTATGAGTTCCACAAGCACCGAGTCGCTGATGGAGACATCTCCAGGGGTTAAGCCATGTTCCTTCATCTGTCGAGGCAACAGATAGGATCGGGCAATCACCAGCTTGTCCCTGTCCGTATAGCCGGAAAGGGTCAGCACCTCCATTCGGTCCGCCAAGGCCGCCGGTACATGCTCCAAACTGTTGGCCGTGGCGATGAACAACACTTGGGACAGATCAAAAGCCACATTCAGGTAATGATCGGAAAAGGCTTTGTTTTGTTCTGGATCCAGCACTTCGAGAAGCGCCGCGGCCGGATCCCCTCGAGCATCGGATCCGATCTTGTCGATCTCATCCAGCATGAAAACGGGGTTCTTCGTTCCGGCCTGTCGCAGTCCCTGAATGATGCGCCCAGGCAACGCGCCAAGGTAGGTGCGTCGATGTCCTCGAATTTCCGCCTCGTCTCGTAGACCCCCCAAAGAAACACGCACAAATCGGCGTCCCATGGCTCGGGCGATGGATCGCCCCAATGATGTCTTGCCAACACCCGGTGGACCCACGAGGCAGAGAATGGAGCCTTTGAGACTGCCTTTCAGGCTGCAGGCGGCGAGAAAATCCAGGATGTGTTCTTTGATGGCTTCCATGTCGTGATGATCGGCATCCAAGACACGAGCCGCCTCCGCAAGATCCAAACGGTCGTCGGTCCTACGCTGCCAAGGCATCTCGATGAGCCAGTCGAGATACGTGCGGACCAAGGAAGCTTCCGCAGCATCGCTTTGCATCATCCCAAGCCGATCCAATTCACGCATGGCCACCTGGTAAGCTTCAGAACTCATGCCCGCCGCTTGGATTTTTTCCCTGTAAATCCTCTCTTCCTTGTCTTCATCCCATTCACCCAGTTCTCGACGAATGGTTTTGAGTTGCTCTCGAAGATAGCGTTCCCTTTGACGTCGAAGAAGGGCCCTTTCGGCTTCGGACTCGATTTCTTGCTGCACTTCGGCTTTCTGCAGTTCTTCGGCCAAAGCCTCGGCCACTGTGCTCAGACGCTCCAAGGGATCCGCAATCCCCATCAGGCGGCAACACACATGAGGCTCCAAGTGCAGGTTCATGGCCAGCAAATCGGCCAATCGACCGGGAGAAGAAGCGCTCTGCAGCACGGCTTCCGCATCCGCTGCGTGCATGCCTCGCAGCGTGAAAAGCTTCAATCCCATTTGACGGACTTTGGAGAGCAAAGGGAAAAGGGTTTCATCGAAAAGCACGTCCAAGTCCATCAGAGGTTCCACGTGAACCATAAGTCCAAAGGATCGCGAAATCACATGATGCACGCGAGCCTTGGCAATTCCTTGAACGAGAATTTTCACTCGACCGTCTTCCAAGGGTGTGTTTTTCAAAATCAAGGCCACACAACCCAAGACCCCGTCCCAGGAAGATGCGCCGGAAGTCTCGAGATCGCACACGCCGTTGTCACCGCAGCACGCCGCCAAAAAAATGTATCGACCGGTCTTTTCCGCTTCAGATAAAGCAGCCTTCTCCGCAGGTTCCGAAAGGAACAAGGGAAGGATCATGGCGGGAAAAAGCATTGTGTGACGTAGAGGTAGTACCGGTAAATCCGTAGGCCATGAGGGTGTGGTCATGGTGCGGTGTCGTCCTCCCGCATCCCCTTAACAGCGCCTTCCCATCCTTGTCAACACACGAGCGTCTTGAAACAAAATTTTCGAAGACTCTCAAGGTTTACCTTTGTTTTTAGGCGGATTTCGCTTCCCTCCATCCGTCCTACTGGTTTACGGCCTTCTGGGTTTCTGGGTCCCCTAAGGACGCATGAAAGGCGCCGCCGTCTCTTGACACTGAAAGGGGTGAATGGTAGTTAGACGCAACCCAGATTCACCCCGTGGAGGGATGGCCGAGTGGTTTAAGGCGGCGGTCTTGAAAACCGTTGGTCGGTTAGCAGCCGGCCCGTGGGTTCGAATCCTACTCCCTCCGCCAAAAAGTGCGTTGTCTGGAGAGATGGCCGAGTCGGCTGAAGGCGCTCGCCTGCTAAGCGAGTGTACTCCGAAAGGGGTACCGAGGGTTCGAATCCCTCTCTCTCCGCCATTCCAAAAACATAGCCCATCCCCGTGGGGATGGGCTTTTGCTGTTGTATGGCGCTACAAGCCCCCTATGCCGCCCTGTTTCTAGGAAAGCGTGGCATCACTCGGAGGAGAGGATCATGCAAGAAGAATCGAAACAATGGACGCACCTGGACAGTCAAGGCCATGCCAAAATGGTGGATGTCAGCGATAAGGCCCCCACTTGGCGTGAAGCTCGAGCCCAAGGTCAGGTGCGCATGGCCGCATCCACGCTCCAGCGTATTCTGGAAGGCACCGTGGTCAAGGGCAATGTGCTGGACACGGCTCGTCTGGCCGGAATTATGGCGGCAAAAAAAACCTGGGATCTCATCCCACTGTGCCATCCTCTGCCTTTAACCTCCATAGACGTTTTCGTGGAACCGGATCCTGATCTGCCCGGCGTGCGTTTGGAAGCTCGAACCAAAACCTTTGATCGTACGGGTGTGGAAATGGAAGCCCTGGTGGCTGTCACCCATGCCGCCTTGACCATTTACGATATGTGCAAGGCGCTGGATCGATCCATGGTCCTGGAAAATATTCGGCTGACTTACAAGGCCGGAGGACGAAGCGGGACTTTTGAGCTGCAAGGTTCCACCGTGTCCACGCTTTGACAAATGAACCGAGCATCTGAGTTCGCTTCCGCTCGAGAGACCGTGATGATTTTAGACTTTACAAACCGGCATGCCTCATGCTAGCGAACATCCCTTCATGACAGCGCGCGGAGGATTCGCCATGGACCAAGAGACTCTGGCTTATTTCAAAGAAATTCTTGAACAGCGACTGCGCGAGCTTATCGAAGAAGCGGAAAAGACGGTAACCGGCATGACCGATGAAGGGGAGACTTTTCCAGACCCCACCGACAGGGCCTCTCTGGAATCGGACCGCAACTTCATGCTGCGCATTCGCGATCGAGAACGCAAGCTCATCACCAAAATTCGTGAGGCTCTTCAGCGCATTGAAGATGGCTCTTACGGCATCTGCGAGGCCTGCGGGGATGATATCGGTGTCGAGCGGCTTAAGGCTCGCCCGGTGACCACCTTGTGTATTGACTGCAAACGCCGGCAAGAAGCTTTGGAAAAGATTCGAGAAGCTTAAGATGCGGACGGTTCGGCCTCATCCTGCTCAACCTCACGAAGATGCAGGATGTCGCCGACCCAAACCGTTTCTTGACGCCCTTCCAAGGTTTCCAGCACCAAGGCACCGCGGTCCGTCAGGTCTCGTGCCACGCCTTCCAGGATGCCTTCCGCTCCCTGAAGTCGAACCTTTTTTCCCAAGACGGCCGAAAACTCCAACAGGTTCGGTCGAAGCCCTTTTAGGCCCTCCGTCATATAAAAATCATAAATTTTTTCGAAGGTGTTCAGAAAACCTGCCAAGACCTGGGCTCGGCTCCACGGCAGGGATGCCTTGCCAGCCCCCTCCACCAAGATCTTTTCACACTCCATGGCTACGGACGTTGCGGGATAGAGAATGTCCTCAGGAAAATCCTCTTGACGGTGTAGAACATTGACACCGACGCCCACCACCAAAAACTGAATGCAGTCGGGATCCGAGTGCATTTCCGTGAGAATCCCTGCAACTTTTTTCCCTGAGATCAACACATCGTTAGGCCACTTGACGCGGGCATTCAGAGCGTAATGATCTTGGAAAAATTTGGCTAGGCTCAAAGCGGCCACGAGGGTTATTTCAGGGCCGTGACGTGGCGGCAACTCAGGCCTCAAGATCATGGACACATAAAGGCCTAGACCTTTCGGCGAAACCCACGACCTTCGAAGTCGCCCTCGACCCGCCGTCTGCTCTTCAGCCACCACCGTGGTTCCATGCACAGCCTGGGAACGAGCCAACTCCATGGCACGATCATTGGTCGA
Proteins encoded in this window:
- the lon gene encoding endopeptidase La gives rise to the protein MTTPSWPTDLPVLPLRHTMLFPAMILPLFLSEPAEKAALSEAEKTGRYIFLAACCGDNGVCDLETSGASSWDGVLGCVALILKNTPLEDGRVKILVQGIAKARVHHVISRSFGLMVHVEPLMDLDVLFDETLFPLLSKVRQMGLKLFTLRGMHAADAEAVLQSASSPGRLADLLAMNLHLEPHVCCRLMGIADPLERLSTVAEALAEELQKAEVQQEIESEAERALLRRQRERYLREQLKTIRRELGEWDEDKEERIYREKIQAAGMSSEAYQVAMRELDRLGMMQSDAAEASLVRTYLDWLIEMPWQRRTDDRLDLAEAARVLDADHHDMEAIKEHILDFLAACSLKGSLKGSILCLVGPPGVGKTSLGRSIARAMGRRFVRVSLGGLRDEAEIRGHRRTYLGALPGRIIQGLRQAGTKNPVFMLDEIDKIGSDARGDPAAALLEVLDPEQNKAFSDHYLNVAFDLSQVLFIATANSLEHVPAALADRMEVLTLSGYTDRDKLVIARSYLLPRQMKEHGLTPGDVSISDSVLVELIRCYTRESGVRQLERVLGTLCRKAARNRAAGGRAPFRVSKKGLERFLGPPLKDFSSHQLPSVPGIALALAWTPHGGEVLRIEAAVMPGKGAVVLTGHLGTVMKESAQAALSFLRTRAHRWGLPADFHEKMDVHIHVPAGAVPKDGPSAGMALGAALASALLQKPLGQRCAMTGEISLLGDVLPVGGFREKALAAARSGIDLVFIPRGNMDDVQQLPAYVTRAVQFISLTHMDELLERLFGMNKGTACA
- a CDS encoding biotin--[acetyl-CoA-carboxylase] ligase, whose product is MKDRSDTYLAVLAELKRRCHETVSGNELAASLGISRTAVWKHIRTLRSRGYQIESQTKKGYRLKSVSHSLMPEEVIPLLQTRWLGRAYEYHEKLASTNDRAMELARSQAVHGTTVVAEEQTAGRGRLRRSWVSPKGLGLYVSMILRPELPPRHGPEITLVAALSLAKFFQDHYALNARVKWPNDVLISGKKVAGILTEMHSDPDCIQFLVVGVGVNVLHRQEDFPEDILYPATSVAMECEKILVEGAGKASLPWSRAQVLAGFLNTFEKIYDFYMTEGLKGLRPNLLEFSAVLGKKVRLQGAEGILEGVARDLTDRGALVLETLEGRQETVWVGDILHLREVEQDEAEPSAS
- the moaC gene encoding cyclic pyranopterin monophosphate synthase MoaC, yielding MQEESKQWTHLDSQGHAKMVDVSDKAPTWREARAQGQVRMAASTLQRILEGTVVKGNVLDTARLAGIMAAKKTWDLIPLCHPLPLTSIDVFVEPDPDLPGVRLEARTKTFDRTGVEMEALVAVTHAALTIYDMCKALDRSMVLENIRLTYKAGGRSGTFELQGSTVSTL
- a CDS encoding nicotinamide-nucleotide amidohydrolase family protein produces the protein MGQKICPDIRGSLLTIGDEILLGEILNTNAHHIAGVLKAHGFRLQKVVVVEDVEEAIAMQLEQLTAQSRFVIVTGGLGPTDDDRTKSAVTQAFALPMAVDETDLKSLMDRVEARGGVWTERLSRLAQLPQGAIRLAPGRPMAGFSLEHQGVPLYFLPGVPHEMEILLQEVVLPDLMRRFPERPVCGQRFLRIYGLMETEINERLSAFDAVSYGVKVGYLPQMGENWVTFLVTAEDQVQARERLEAAEKELRILLGEEHVIGRDDETLEKVVGELLRRRSWKLAVAESCTGGLLAARIASVPGASDYFDRGFVTYSNQAKKELLGVPEDLLVTHGAVSRPVCEAMAQGALNRSKAQAALAVTGIAGPTGGSALKPVGTVFIGCVFENRTLVERHHFHGSRRIVQEQSVQHALALLWRMLRS
- the dksA gene encoding RNA polymerase-binding protein DksA, producing MDQETLAYFKEILEQRLRELIEEAEKTVTGMTDEGETFPDPTDRASLESDRNFMLRIRDRERKLITKIREALQRIEDGSYGICEACGDDIGVERLKARPVTTLCIDCKRRQEALEKIREA
- the larC gene encoding nickel pincer cofactor biosynthesis protein LarC, translating into MRLAYFDAFSGASGDMILGALIDAGLAEKALTEALAALNLPGWHLETRKESRGAITGTRVLIHEEDSPPLRHFRDIRQLVSASSLPGTVKDKALYVFERLARAEARVHGVALEDVHFHEIGAVDTVVDVVGAVVGLDLLGIERLYASPLPLGRGRVLSSHGVLPVPAPATVALLEGVPVRDGGVERELVTPTGAAILSSLCQDFGPLPEMVLKTVGYGVGAHEAENPPNVLRLMVGESHSALVSRRLMIMETQIDDMNPEFYEHLMAACFAEGALDVVFVPVFMKKNRPATLVRILMEPPLKDRIAARVFSESSTLGVRFHEVDRVELPRAFMHVDTPWGELKVKTATLPDGTLRCQPEYEDCKEAARRSGLPLPHIYEEVRRLGWEKLTKKACESKG